A window of Apium graveolens cultivar Ventura chromosome 8, ASM990537v1, whole genome shotgun sequence contains these coding sequences:
- the LOC141676943 gene encoding small ribosomal subunit protein bTHXc, producing the protein MASLILGVPPMASHFKPTLSPHISSSHSQTLGQSFTSCTTSLSVAPLSPPSYLSIYCGRGDKKTAKGKRFNHSFGNARPRNKSKGRGPPRVPVPPAPPRKDKFDDGEVVKIEIDESLFSN; encoded by the exons ATGGCATCACTCATACTTGGAGTTCCTCCAATGGCTTCTCACTTTAAACCCACTCTCTCTCCTCACATTTCATCCTCACATTCACAAACTTTAGGCCAATCCTTCACTTCTTGCACCACTTCTCTCTCAGTTGCTCCTCTCTCTCCTCCCTCCTATCTCTCTA TTTACTGTGGGAGAGGAGACAAGAAGACTGCAAAAGGGAAGCGTTTTAATCACTCATTCGGAAAT GCAAGGCCTAGAAACAAGAGCAAAGGAAGAGGTCCACCGAGGGTGCCAGTTCCGCCTGCTCCGCCAAGGAAAGATAAATTCGATGATGGTGAAGTTGTTAAGATCGAAATCGATGAGTCTTTGTTCTCCAACTGA
- the LOC141677229 gene encoding auxin transporter-like protein 2, protein MLGNKQAEEAIVANETEHEANREESKEVEDTSVLNIKSFLWHGGSSWDAWFSCASNQVAQVLLTLPYSFSQLGFLSGILFQIFYGLVGSWTAYLISVLYLEYRSRKEKENVSFKNHVIQWFEVLDGLLGPYWKAAGLAFNCTFLLFGSVIQLIACASNIYYINDHLDKRTWTYIFGACCATTVFIPSFHNYRIWSFLGLGMTTYTAWYLTIAALAHGQVDNVKHSAPQKLELYFTGATNILYTFGGHAVTVEIMHAMWKPQKFKYIYLIATLYVFTLTLPSASAVYWAFGDQLLDHSNAFSLLPKTRWRDTAVILMLIHQFITFGFACTPLYFVWEKVIGMHDTKSIFLRALARLPVVIPIWFLAIIFPFFGPINSAVGALLVSFTVYIIPSLAHMLTYRKASARQNAAEKPPKFLPSWTAMYVINIFIVVWVFVLGFGFGGWASMTNFVRQVDSFGLFAKCYQCKPAPPHHH, encoded by the exons ATGTTGGGTAATAAGCAAGCAGAGGAAGCTATTGTGGCTAATGAAACAGAACATGAAGCAAACAGAGAGGAAAGTAAAGAAGTTGAAGATACTTCTGTTTTGAACATCAAAAGCTTTCTTTGGCATGGAGGTTCTTCTTGGGATGCTTGGTTCAGTTGTGCTTCTAATCAA GTTGCTCAAGTGCTGTTGACACTGCCATACTCATTTTCTCAGCTTGGTTTTCTATCAGGAATATTGTTTCAAATATTCTATGGACTTGTTGGTAGCTGGACTGCTTATCTGATCAGTGTTCTTTACCTTGAGTATAGAAGCAGAAAGGAGAAAGAAAATGTTAGTTTCAAGAACCATGTCATTCAG TGGTTTGAAGTTCTTGATGGATTGTTGGGACCATACTGGAAGGCAGCTGGTTTAGCTTTCAACTGTACTTTCTTGCTGTTTGGATCTGTTATCCAACTCATAGCTTGTGCAAG TAATATCTATTACATAAATGACCATTTGGACAAGAGAACTTGGACTTATATATTTGGAGCTTGTTGTGCAACTACTGTGTTTATACCCTCCTTTCACAACTACCGGATTTGGTCTTTTCTTGGCCTTGGCATGACAACTTACACTGCTTGGTACTTGACCATAGCAGCTCTTGCCCATGGCCAG GTTGATAATGTGAAACACTCAGCTCCTCAAAAGCTTGAGTTGTATTTTACTGGTGCCACTAACATACTATACACCTTTGGTGGTCATGCTGTTACTGT TGAAATTATGCACGCAATGTGGAAGCCACAAAAATTCAAGTATATCTACCTAATAGCCACACTCTATGTTTTCACCCTGACACTTCCTTCGGCTTCTGCTGTTTACTGGGCCTTCGGTGATCAGCTATTGGATCACTCTAATGCCTTCTCCCTCCTCCCTAAGACACGTTGGCGCGATACTGCTGTGATCCTCATGCTTATTCATCAG TTCATAACATTTGGATTTGCATGCACACCACTGTATTTCGTTTGGGAGAAGGTGATAGGAATGCACGACACAAAGAGCATTTTCCTAAGGGCACTAGCAAGATTGCCAGTGGTGATACCGATCTGGTTCTTGGCAATCATCTTTCCATTTTTCGGACCCATTAATTCTGCAGTTGGGGCTCTTTTGGTTAGCTTCACTGTCTACATTATACCATCTCTAGCTCATATGCTCACCTACCGGAAAGCCTCTGCCAGACAG AATGCCGCGGAAAAGCCTCCAAAATTCTTACCTAGCTGGACGGCAATGTACGTGATCAACATCTTCATCGTCGTATGGGTGTTCGTGCTCGGATTCGGGTTCGGAGGATGGGCTAGCATGACAAACTTTGTGAGGCAGGTTGACTCATTTGGCCTATTTGCTAAGTGCTACCAATGCAAGCCAGCACCTCCTCATCATCATTGA